From the genome of Oceanispirochaeta sp. M1:
ATTCCAAGTCTATGGTTGATGTTTCCATTATATCCGACTGGCAGAATATTCTAAGCAGTGATGAAAACCGGAAGCTGGGTGAGATCCTTATTGATAAAGGACTCATAGAGGCTTCACAGCTTGAAGCAATTCTGGACTCCAGAAAGAAAATAGGTGAACTACTTGTAGAAAAGGGGATAGTACAGGCTTCTGATGTAAAATCTGCATTGGAAGAACAGAAAATCTCCAATTCAATTAAGCAGAATTTAAATACCACCAGCACCGCCACAATCCGTGTGCAGAGTGCCAAACTCGATAGTCTTGTTGATACTGTGGGAGAACTTGTTACAGCACAGGCCAGGCTGACTCAGCTGGCAGTACAGGCCAAATCAGCATCTCTTATGTCTCTGGGAGAGCAGATAGAAAGACTCACTTCTGATCTGCGTGACAATACCATGAGTCTCAGGATGGTTCCCATCGGAACTACGTTCTCAAGATTTAAAAGACTTGTCCGGGACCTGTCATCCAGTCTCGATAAAAATATTCAGCTTGTCACCAAAGGCGGTGATACGGAGCTGGACAAAAATGTAATAGAGAAGCTCAATGATCCTCTGGTACATGTTATCCGTAATTCAATTGACCACGGTATCGAATCCGCTGAAAAACGGAAGGGAACCGGTAAGGACGAGATGGGAACCATCACACTGGATGCTCATTACACTGGAGCCAATGTTCAGCTGCAGATTCGTGATGACGGACAGGGGCTGGATAAGGAAGCAATCCTGAAGAAGGCTGTTGAAAAGGGAATTGTCGCCTCTGATGCTCAGCTCAGTGATGAAGACATCTACAGTCTCATATTCATGCCTGGATTTTCAACAGCACAGAGTGTTACCAGTGTTTCCGGCCGCGGAGTGGGGATGGATGTAGTACGGAAACAGATCGATGCGCTTAATGGATCAATTCATATAAAGAGTGAACAGGGTGTTGGAACCGAGTTTTCTCTCCATCTGCCCTTTACCCTTGCCATTATTGAGGGTCTTCTTGTCAGAATAAACGATGAAAAATATGTATTCCCCCTCTCTATGGTTCAAGCCTGTATGGAGCTGACAAAAGAACAGCGGGAAGGTCATGGAAAGAAAAGACTCATAGAGTACAGGGACTCAGTTATACCTTATATACGGCTTCGTGAAATGTTCACAGAGCAGAGCGATGTCCCTGATCGGGAGCATCTTGTTGTTATTCAGACTGAAAGCAGTGTTACAGGATTTGTTGTGGATGAAGTTATCGGAGATCATCAGACTGTAATCAAAAATATGGGTAAGCTGTATAAGGATGTGAACTATATCACTGGAGCTACCATACTGGGAGACGGAAGTGTCGCCCTGATTCTGGATGTAAACCGTATATCCACACTGGCCAGGACAGAGGACTTAAAGAAATGAATGTCTCATTGGAGCGACCCGTACTTGAGCCCCGGGAGTTTAAAAAACTCAGTAACTTCATAGAACGGGAACTTGGTATCCGTATGCCTGAGATAAAAAGGATCATGCTGGAATCCAGGTTACATAAACGCCTGCGTGTCTTAAAACTCAATAATTTTGCTGAATACTGTGACTATCTGTTCAGCGATACGGGAATGCGCCAGGAATTCCCCTTTATGATTGATGTTGTAACTACAAACAAGACCGATTTTTTCAGGGAACCCGACCATTTTGTCTATCTTGAGAATAGTATCGTACGTCCGTATCTGGACCGCAGTCATGGAAGCGGATCCTTTGATATCTGGTCTTCAGCAAGTTCTACGGGAGAAGAGATTTACACTCTGGCCATGGTTCTGGAGGGGATCAGAGAGGATTTCGGTGCATTGAATTATACTATTCTCGGCTCTGATATCTCTCAGGAGGTTCTTGCAAAAGCAAGAAAGGGGGTTTATCACAATTCCCGCATTGAAACTATCCCTATGAATCTTAAAAAGAAATACTTCCTGAAAAGTAAAAATAAATCGGAAGAGCTGGTCAAAGTGAAACCGATTATTCAAAGAAATGTAAGTTTTGTTCAGCAGAATCTGATGCATGACAAATACGATATTAAAAAAACATTTGATATCATATTCTGTAGAAATGTCCTTATCTATTTTTCCCAGGAGAAGCAGAAAAAGATACTCCTTAATCTGCACAGTCATCTCAAACCCGACGGAACCCTTTTTCTGGGTCATTCGGAAACTATAACCGGATTGAATTTACCCTTTCTGTCGGTGGCTCCGACAATTTATAGAAAAAACTGATTAAAGGATCATCCCTATGGCAGCACAAAAAATAAAAGTACTTATAATTGATGATTCTGCGGTTGTACGTCAGACATTGTCTTCGATCATCGATGCAGAAAGAGATATTGAGGTGATCAACACAGCGCCGAATCCTATTATCGGTGAAAAGAAAATAGCCGCGCAGAAGCCCGATGTTATTGTCCTTGATATTGAAATGCCTCAGATGGACGGACTTACTTTCCTGAAAAAACTGATGGCGGAAAACCCTATACCCACCATTATCTGTTCCAGTACAACAGATAAAGGCGGGCAGAATGCACTCACCGCAATAGACCTGGGTGCTGTAGATATTGTAACAAAGCCTAAAGTCGGTACCAAGGAATTCCTTCAGGAATCGAGTATAAGAATATGCGATGTTATACGTGCTGCCGCAACAACTAAAGCCAGGGTCAGAAAACCTGTTTCCCAGGGTCTCGTTGCCCCAAAATTAACAGCTGATGCAATTCTTTCAAAATCAAATAGACCCCTGGCTATCGCTACAACTGAAAAAGTTATAGCCGTCGGTGCATCCACAGGCGGTACAGAAGCTCTCAGAATCTTTCTTGAGATGATGCCAGCAAACTCTCCCGGAATCGTAATAGTTCAGCATATGCCTGAACATTTTACAAAATCTTTTGCACAAAGACTGAATTCTCTTTGCAGAATTGAGGTTAAAGAAGCAGAGAATAATGATGTTGTTTATCCTGGAAGAGCATTGATTGCTCCTGGAAATCAGCATCTCCTTCTTAAAAGACAGGGTGCCCGTTATTATGTAGAAACTAAAGACGGTCCTCTTGTGTGTCGACATAAACCCTCCGTTGATGTCCTTTTTCGTTCAGCCGCACGTTACTCAGGTCCCAATACAGTTGGTGTCATTATGACAGGTATGGGAGATGATGGAGCCAGAGGAATGAAGGAAATGAAGGAAGCGGGAGCCTATAATATTGCGCAGGATGAAAAGACCTGTGTTGTTTTTGGTATGCCCAATGAAGCAATTAAAAGAGGTGGAGTAGATAATGTTCTCCCACTGCAGAAAATTGCCGAAGAAGTGATCAGGAGAACTAATGGATAAGGTCTTACCCATAATTGATGAGCTTAAAAAAATTGTGACCTCACTTGGGGACGTGTATCTTAATATGGCGGATAACTATCCTGATCTGTTTCGTGCTCTAGATGCTAAACTCAATAATCTGAATACTGACGGAAACAATAATCTTGACTATCTGGTTCAGGATATTGACTCTTCAGTTCACAAACAGACAGTTTTTTTAGAACGTCTGAGCGAAAGTGATTCCGTATTTCTTGACATGATGACCGAAGAGCTTGAAGAGATTAAAAGACTGGACAGCTATATTGACCAGATAGAAGATGATTCGGCAGAACTTGAACTTATCTCTCTTAATGCCATGGTCACAGCCCTGAAAGCCGGAAAAAACGGCGGCGCCTTTCCCTATATAACGGAAGAGCTGCAGAAAGTCTCTAAGAGCTCAGCCCGGCTCAGTATGAATCTCAAAACCAAAGGTAATGATCTTAGTAAGATATTCTCCAGCTTTATAAATTCCATCAATGACGACAAGAGCCAGATATCTGAACTGATAAAATCCATTGCTTCCGAATTTACATCACTCACAGGAATGACCAGAGATTTTCAGTCTAAATCTGATAAAGTTCTGGGAGACGTTAGAAATCAGGTTGGTTCAATTAAGGCTCCTCTTTACCAGATTATTTCGGAAGTTCAGAAGCATGATATCATCAGACAGTCGGTAGATCATGTGATCCTGGCTCTTGAGCATATAAAAGATAGTCCGGAAAAAGAGTTGGAAAAACAACTGGATGCTCTGTCCTACGGCAGCCGTGTTTTTGGATTCTGTTACGAAATACTGAATGAGATTCATGGTGAACTGGAAGGTAATTACAATACATTCAAGGTTAAATCTGAGAGCCTGAATACTCTTATCAATTTTATCCAGGAATCTGGAGATTCTATCAAAGGCGGAAGATCTTATGTATCTTATGATGTCCAGATTGAAGAAATCCAGAGAAAGATAGAGACTTCCCTGAATCACCTGAAAAAGGGCAGTATTCAGGCAAACATGCAGAAGAATCTTGACGGAATCTATCATGATATTGCCAGTTTGGAGGAGTCATACAGCGGGTTTTCTAGAATAATAAACTGGGTAAAGACCATAAATATTTCAAGCCGGGTTGAGGCTGCCAAGCTGCCGCATCTCGAAAATATGTCATATATAATCGAAAACATCACATCCCGGACAGATTCAATTGAAGAATCTGTAGATCTGGTTATCAAATCCATTACAGAATTCAAGAAAAATTCAGATGTCCTAATAAAGGATTTTTTTGCACAGTCAAATAAGGATGCTGTTCAGGTTGATAATTTTGGTACAGATCTTAAGAAGAGTCTGGATGAAGTAAATGATTACAGCCTTAATATTAAAGAAAAAATGAGTGAACTCATCGATACAGGAGATCAGTTCCTGGAATTCTACAAGATGGCAAATAGCGATCTGGACCGCATGGATAAACTTGTTGGCGAAATTAAGAGCATTATTAATATTATTGAAATTGAAAAAGAAGAATTTGAAAGAAGGCTGAAATTGCTCCTTGAAAGTGAAGGACTGGACAGCTGGGAACTAAGGGGTGATGAGATTAGACAGTTAATCGATAAATTCACAATCTATATCCATAAAAAGAAAGTTGATTCAGAGGGTTCTCTTGATATGGATGGTGAAGGAGCCAGCAGTGGTGAAATCACTTTGTTCTGAACTTTCTATTGACAGCATGGTCACAGCCAAATAGAGTATATTTATGTTTGTTTCCATCATTGTTGACCTGGGTAATGAAGACAGTCAGAAAATTGTTCAAAATCTTTTATTTCGTTATGGATTTAAGCAGATTCAGAATAATACATTTGAATCGTTATCAATTAACGAAAATAATCTGTCTCGTCTGAAGCTGGACCTGGACCGTTCCACTGATTTTTATGACTCGATACGTATATACCAGTACCCTATTAAGGGTACTCTGGTTATTACATCATTAACCGAGAAACGATGGCGCAGGAATATTATTAAAGAAAAAAACACCGGAGGCGCAAATGCTTAGTGATATATCTACGAAATTAAAATCCCTTGACGGGGATATCCTTGATACCTGGAGGCGACTTTGACACGGCTGAATTAAAGAATCAGGCTGTTGAACTCGAAAAGGAGTCGGGAGATCCCAATTTCTGGAATGACCGCGAAAATGCAGAGACAAAGCTCGCCCAGCTTAAAAGACTCAAGAATAAATTTGAACCCTGGGAAAAACTTGTCCAGGATCTTTCAGATGTAAAAGAGCTGTTCGAACTGGCTGTAGAGGAGGGGGATGAATCCCTAGAATCTGAAATCCAGGAACAATTGACTAAAATTGCAGATAGTTTTTCAAATCTCAATTCACTTGAATTGCTGAGTGAAGAGACAGATGTTCTTTCGGCCTTCATCACCATACATTCAGGAGCAGGTGGAACAGAAGCCTGTGACTGGACCAGCATGCTCTACCGTATGTACAGCAGA
Proteins encoded in this window:
- a CDS encoding chemotaxis response regulator protein-glutamate methylesterase, which gives rise to MAAQKIKVLIIDDSAVVRQTLSSIIDAERDIEVINTAPNPIIGEKKIAAQKPDVIVLDIEMPQMDGLTFLKKLMAENPIPTIICSSTTDKGGQNALTAIDLGAVDIVTKPKVGTKEFLQESSIRICDVIRAAATTKARVRKPVSQGLVAPKLTADAILSKSNRPLAIATTEKVIAVGASTGGTEALRIFLEMMPANSPGIVIVQHMPEHFTKSFAQRLNSLCRIEVKEAENNDVVYPGRALIAPGNQHLLLKRQGARYYVETKDGPLVCRHKPSVDVLFRSAARYSGPNTVGVIMTGMGDDGARGMKEMKEAGAYNIAQDEKTCVVFGMPNEAIKRGGVDNVLPLQKIAEEVIRRTNG
- a CDS encoding CRISPR-associated protein Cas2 is translated as MFVSIIVDLGNEDSQKIVQNLLFRYGFKQIQNNTFESLSINENNLSRLKLDLDRSTDFYDSIRIYQYPIKGTLVITSLTEKRWRRNIIKEKNTGGANA
- a CDS encoding chemotaxis protein CheA, translating into MMNQFKETFKEEAYELLGNLEDLLMELEENPEDPDSISAVFRAIHTIKGSASMFDFGGIASFTHVVESVLDGVREGTVQVSKELIDLTLLSRDHILAMLNSESDSTPEFEAISSDIISKMKTLTGEESETPAPAETVAAAPETKEEEEEKTFRIQFKPDENLFLSGTNPILLLNELAEMGEFACICHEESIPDFDYFNPEVCYISWDIYLTSKKAINEVKDVFIFLDSKSMVDVSIISDWQNILSSDENRKLGEILIDKGLIEASQLEAILDSRKKIGELLVEKGIVQASDVKSALEEQKISNSIKQNLNTTSTATIRVQSAKLDSLVDTVGELVTAQARLTQLAVQAKSASLMSLGEQIERLTSDLRDNTMSLRMVPIGTTFSRFKRLVRDLSSSLDKNIQLVTKGGDTELDKNVIEKLNDPLVHVIRNSIDHGIESAEKRKGTGKDEMGTITLDAHYTGANVQLQIRDDGQGLDKEAILKKAVEKGIVASDAQLSDEDIYSLIFMPGFSTAQSVTSVSGRGVGMDVVRKQIDALNGSIHIKSEQGVGTEFSLHLPFTLAIIEGLLVRINDEKYVFPLSMVQACMELTKEQREGHGKKRLIEYRDSVIPYIRLREMFTEQSDVPDREHLVVIQTESSVTGFVVDEVIGDHQTVIKNMGKLYKDVNYITGATILGDGSVALILDVNRISTLARTEDLKK
- a CDS encoding protein-glutamate O-methyltransferase CheR — protein: MNVSLERPVLEPREFKKLSNFIERELGIRMPEIKRIMLESRLHKRLRVLKLNNFAEYCDYLFSDTGMRQEFPFMIDVVTTNKTDFFREPDHFVYLENSIVRPYLDRSHGSGSFDIWSSASSTGEEIYTLAMVLEGIREDFGALNYTILGSDISQEVLAKARKGVYHNSRIETIPMNLKKKYFLKSKNKSEELVKVKPIIQRNVSFVQQNLMHDKYDIKKTFDIIFCRNVLIYFSQEKQKKILLNLHSHLKPDGTLFLGHSETITGLNLPFLSVAPTIYRKN